GTAGTGGTGGAAACCGACTTCGCCGTCTTCAAGCTCCGTGACGACGCGTTTCGCTTCCGGGAGAACCTGATAGCGGACGAGGGTTGGGTGTACGGAGGCCAGGTCGCGATAACGCCCTGGTGGGGTTCCGATCCGAGCCTTGTACAAGGAGGTCTCAAGCTGACGGCCGAGGCGGCGACCGGCCACTTCGAGTACGCCCGCACCGCGTTGCTCGCGCGGTTGGCGGTGCCACTCCCGTCCGATATGCGCCTCGGACTCGAGGCCGGCGCCGGCAAGGGCTGGGGGAAGCTGACCACGCAGCGCATGTGGCACCTGGGTGGACCCTCGTCCCTGCGCGGTTACGATCCGCGCAGCCTCACAGGCACCAGCTTCGTCAGCGCGAGGGGTGAACTGGCGCGCACGTATTCGTTCGCTTCGGTATCGCTCTTCTCGGACGTCGGTTGGGTGGGGGAGTCCGAGAGCTACCGCTTCGAGGACGCGCTGTACTCGGCCGGCGTGGGCCTATCGGTGCTGGACGGCCTCATCCGGCTGGACTCCGCGTGGGGGCTCCGGCCGCCGCGCGCGTTCCGCCTCGAACTGTACCTCGACGCGATTCACTAGATTGCGTTCCATGAAGATCCATAGGTCTCGATCGTTCTCGCTCGCTCGCGTCGCGCCCCGGTTCTTGCTCGTCGTGTTCGTCGCGGCGTGTGACCCGGTCGCGCCGGACGCCGAGCTACCTCCAGTCAGACCGCGAGATGGGTTGCTCACTGACGCCACGCTGCAAGGCGTGGTGGATCTCCAGGTACAGCGGGACGGGGGGGCGCTCGCTGGCATGTTGACGCACGAAAGGGCCGACGTGCGCGCACGCGCGGCGCTCGCTCTCGGTTCGGTTCAGGCCGCTGAGACGCTCGTGCCCTTGCTGGCGGCCGCGCGCGGTGACCTCGACGCCAATGTCCGCCGGGACGCGGCGTTCGCCGTCGGACAGCTCGGCCAGGCCTCGTCGGTGCGGGAATTGGCCAGCGCCTTCGAGGCGGAATCCGACGCGGACGTGCGTGACCGGATCCTGGAGGCACTCGGTAAGATCGCTTCGCCGGAGGCCGCGAACGCTTTGCTTTCAGCGGAGGTCGCGGCCGCGGAGCAGGGGCGCAGGGTGCTGGCGCTCT
The sequence above is a segment of the Gemmatimonadota bacterium genome. Coding sequences within it:
- a CDS encoding BamA/TamA family outer membrane protein; translation: MRKKTVRLLLLLAAVFTAPSALQAQEPAPPLAQMPRTLRWGLQRPDLMRFNRVEGLSMGVRGQVRPQTSLGPLSVTGTARIGIADLEPNGRVDITRETLKRRVTFSLFHELAAIDEDARHLGLGNSLLAAFAGRDDGDYYRRSGASFEWTPPELERRDFKVRGFAEYHRPVVVETDFAVFKLRDDAFRFRENLIADEGWVYGGQVAITPWWGSDPSLVQGGLKLTAEAATGHFEYARTALLARLAVPLPSDMRLGLEAGAGKGWGKLTTQRMWHLGGPSSLRGYDPRSLTGTSFVSARGELARTYSFASVSLFSDVGWVGESESYRFEDALYSAGVGLSVLDGLIRLDSAWGLRPPRAFRLELYLDAIH